One stretch of Chryseobacterium sp. LJ668 DNA includes these proteins:
- a CDS encoding T9SS type B sorting domain-containing protein produces MKKFLLSICTFLCLLVNAQLDTDHWFAPMAAKAGTNNLQSFLYLSTNETAPFSVQIYNNNTLYTTVQVSKGNPVQVNIPEYFLMAVNQADLFTPSSMGMYVKGPKKFFANYRFSVDNHAEIITSKGLAGLGTKFYAAMAPNTGSNFYINSTIGVTATEDNTSVVVSGYDPNVIFSDGTSTPNKTFTLNRGQSYVMDVVSSDSPNNLAGLVGAKIESTKPVSVTNGNFNAIYTNQNFTNNDILMDQAVPVDRLGKDFVVVKGNGPATSGMETILVLATENNTTFTVNGAPSGVTLNAGQYFMVPGASYVNQGNNNFNMAISSTKNMYVYQLLAGVATGSIYATGGFNYIPPLSCFLPNKVDEIGFINQIGFQTYNTKLNIITQTGAIVTLNGGPIATGNGPYPVTGNANWVSYSIPNITGNITVNSTKSVTAGIVGGSGAVGYGGYFAGFSSVPGIAKTGDCLNGILLQVDNTYDAYQWFLNGNPIPGATTYFINPENYGAGNYTCLITKNNCDSKLTNVYSYTVCPPISTTTSNIGSCNTKVISPAFTSSTQTISIANTSISIAPTSGTAVINPTNGQITYTPNPGLSADVTDSFTYYIEGTGNPAAFEYFKVILNIDVLQVTNTAITTCTTNGTTGIFNLTSAIVTTDPGIAIAYFSDAALTLPITTPTSYSASAGIVYAKVTSTYGCSKVAQINLSLNAAPNITTTNFNGNLCDDNFDGIINVNFTTISPQIVTNSANFTVKYYLLQADATAGNANTLPTNWSYTANTTVYVRVESSNGCPAAFGQINFSIGAKISLLTQDYSTLLCDDNSDGTETVILDNFKNNFTTDPAVSLTYFNSQSDAQTGINAINATQTVAPVRTFYIRFQSTNACPQIAKLTLSLDTIVANNATLTACSNILGNGTFNLTTANVTTTPGAVVTYFSDAAYTIPITTPSVYNSAASNVYVRVTSPFGCTRTAQITLTVNPLANINTSNFNANICDDNFDGIINVNFTSVTPQIVTNSTNFTVKYYLNQADANAGNNNTLPANWTYTANTIVYVRVESNNNCPPAFGQINFTIGNKITLLTAIVNTQVCDNDLNGSETVNLNDYKNQFTTDPAVTLTFHSTLANAQAGTNAIAAQQVITTSGTYYIRFTSSNACPNTGTITITLKSGKKSDILKDQVVCLNEKAVLNAGTGFTSYLWSTGETTPIITVGAGIYYVDLGFNGCIYRQTVNVTTAQAPTITSIQVTGSNATINVSGGTAPYQYSLNGIDYQSSNTFSGLTRGPHTVYVLSADGCRPIIKEFLILNLVNAITPNGDGHNDVLNYSDLRLKQNVSIEVVDRYGAAVYKSSGKNYIWDGKSEGRTLSTGTYWYILKWIEPDTKLPVSHSGWLLIKNRE; encoded by the coding sequence ATGAAAAAATTTTTACTAAGTATTTGTACTTTTCTTTGTTTACTTGTCAACGCACAATTAGATACTGATCACTGGTTTGCTCCTATGGCCGCAAAAGCCGGAACAAATAATCTGCAGAGCTTTTTATATTTATCTACCAATGAGACCGCACCTTTTTCGGTGCAGATCTATAACAATAATACACTGTACACAACGGTACAGGTAAGTAAAGGAAACCCCGTACAGGTAAATATTCCCGAATATTTTCTTATGGCGGTAAACCAGGCAGATCTCTTTACGCCCTCATCCATGGGTATGTATGTAAAAGGTCCAAAAAAATTCTTTGCCAACTATAGATTTTCGGTAGACAATCACGCAGAGATCATCACATCAAAAGGTCTTGCAGGTTTAGGCACCAAGTTCTATGCGGCAATGGCACCCAATACAGGAAGTAATTTTTACATTAATTCTACTATCGGTGTTACTGCAACTGAAGACAATACATCGGTTGTAGTTTCAGGGTATGACCCCAATGTTATTTTTTCTGACGGTACTTCTACACCCAACAAAACATTTACTCTAAACAGAGGACAATCTTATGTAATGGATGTTGTAAGCAGCGATTCACCTAATAATTTAGCAGGTCTTGTCGGGGCAAAAATAGAATCTACAAAACCAGTTTCTGTTACCAACGGGAATTTTAATGCAATTTATACCAATCAAAATTTTACCAATAATGATATTCTGATGGATCAGGCTGTACCTGTAGACAGGTTGGGGAAAGATTTTGTAGTGGTAAAAGGCAACGGACCTGCCACTTCCGGCATGGAAACAATTTTGGTACTTGCGACAGAAAATAATACTACATTCACGGTAAATGGAGCGCCTTCGGGAGTTACGCTGAATGCAGGACAATATTTTATGGTTCCCGGCGCTTCTTATGTGAATCAAGGGAATAATAATTTTAACATGGCTATTTCCTCCACGAAAAACATGTATGTTTATCAATTGCTGGCAGGTGTGGCTACAGGATCCATTTATGCTACAGGCGGGTTTAATTATATCCCGCCGTTGAGCTGTTTTTTGCCCAACAAAGTGGATGAAATAGGTTTTATCAATCAAATAGGATTTCAGACCTACAATACAAAACTCAATATCATCACCCAAACCGGTGCCATCGTTACTCTTAACGGAGGCCCTATCGCAACAGGAAACGGCCCGTATCCCGTGACCGGAAATGCAAATTGGGTATCCTACTCAATTCCCAATATCACAGGAAATATTACCGTAAATTCTACAAAATCGGTGACTGCAGGTATTGTTGGCGGTAGCGGTGCCGTAGGATATGGTGGATATTTTGCAGGATTTTCATCGGTACCCGGTATTGCTAAAACCGGTGACTGTTTAAACGGTATTTTGCTTCAGGTTGATAATACCTATGATGCTTACCAGTGGTTTTTGAACGGCAACCCTATTCCAGGTGCTACAACTTATTTTATTAATCCTGAAAATTACGGTGCCGGAAATTACACGTGTCTTATTACAAAGAATAATTGCGACTCTAAACTTACCAACGTTTACAGCTACACGGTTTGTCCGCCTATCTCTACTACAACTTCAAATATAGGTTCTTGCAATACTAAAGTAATCAGTCCGGCATTTACATCTTCTACACAAACTATTTCTATTGCCAATACAAGTATCAGCATTGCTCCGACATCTGGTACAGCGGTTATAAACCCAACAAACGGCCAAATTACTTATACTCCAAATCCCGGATTGAGTGCGGACGTGACAGATTCTTTCACTTATTATATTGAAGGAACCGGTAACCCTGCAGCCTTTGAATATTTTAAGGTAATCTTAAATATTGATGTCCTTCAGGTTACCAATACTGCTATAACAACTTGTACGACTAATGGAACGACAGGAATATTTAATTTAACTTCAGCTATCGTGACTACAGATCCCGGAATTGCTATCGCTTATTTCTCTGATGCCGCTTTAACGCTGCCTATCACGACACCGACTTCTTACAGCGCATCTGCAGGAATTGTTTATGCCAAAGTAACTTCGACTTACGGATGTTCAAAGGTTGCTCAGATTAATTTATCATTAAATGCAGCACCGAACATTACCACCACAAATTTTAACGGAAATCTCTGTGATGATAATTTTGACGGAATCATCAATGTCAATTTCACTACAATTTCACCACAAATTGTCACTAATTCTGCAAATTTTACAGTAAAATACTATCTACTACAGGCAGATGCAACAGCAGGAAACGCTAATACGCTTCCAACAAACTGGTCTTACACTGCAAATACAACAGTTTATGTGAGAGTAGAATCCAGTAATGGCTGTCCTGCAGCTTTTGGCCAGATCAATTTCAGCATCGGAGCTAAGATCTCTTTATTGACGCAAGATTACAGCACCTTATTATGTGATGATAATTCTGATGGTACGGAAACTGTAATTTTAGATAATTTTAAAAATAACTTCACGACAGACCCTGCAGTTTCGTTGACTTATTTTAACTCGCAGTCAGATGCACAGACTGGAATTAACGCCATCAACGCTACACAAACTGTAGCACCGGTAAGAACATTTTACATCAGATTTCAAAGTACTAATGCTTGTCCGCAAATTGCAAAATTAACACTGAGCTTAGATACAATTGTTGCTAACAATGCGACATTAACAGCATGTTCAAACATTCTTGGGAATGGTACTTTCAACTTAACAACAGCAAACGTAACGACAACACCCGGTGCCGTTGTCACTTATTTTTCTGATGCGGCTTATACAATACCCATTACAACACCATCCGTTTATAATTCAGCTGCGTCTAATGTTTATGTAAGAGTTACTTCGCCGTTCGGATGTACAAGAACAGCACAGATCACCTTAACGGTGAATCCGCTTGCCAATATCAATACGTCAAATTTTAATGCAAATATTTGCGATGATAATTTTGACGGGATCATCAATGTTAATTTTACTTCTGTAACACCTCAGATAGTTACAAACTCGACTAATTTTACGGTTAAATATTATTTAAATCAGGCCGATGCAAATGCCGGCAACAACAATACTTTACCTGCCAACTGGACGTATACTGCCAATACAATTGTATATGTAAGGGTAGAAAGCAATAACAATTGTCCGCCCGCTTTCGGACAGATTAATTTTACGATCGGAAATAAAATTACACTACTTACAGCTATTGTCAATACTCAGGTTTGTGATAATGATTTGAATGGCTCTGAAACCGTCAACCTCAACGATTATAAAAACCAGTTTACGACAGATCCTGCAGTTACGCTGACATTCCATTCGACTTTGGCTAATGCGCAGGCGGGAACAAATGCAATTGCTGCACAACAAGTTATTACAACGTCAGGAACCTACTATATAAGGTTTACCAGCAGCAATGCCTGTCCAAATACAGGAACTATAACCATTACTTTAAAATCCGGTAAAAAATCTGACATTTTAAAAGATCAGGTGGTCTGCCTTAATGAAAAAGCAGTTTTGAATGCAGGAACCGGTTTTACATCATATTTATGGAGCACCGGCGAAACAACACCGATCATTACAGTAGGTGCCGGAATATATTATGTCGATCTGGGATTCAACGGCTGTATTTACAGACAGACCGTCAATGTAACGACGGCGCAGGCGCCTACCATTACAAGTATTCAGGTTACGGGATCAAACGCTACAATTAATGTATCGGGTGGAACCGCTCCCTATCAATATTCTTTAAACGGAATTGATTATCAGTCTTCAAATACGTTTAGCGGTCTTACGAGAGGCCCTCATACCGTGTATGTTTTGAGCGCAGACGGGTGCAGACCTATCATAAAAGAATTTTTAATTCTTAACCTGGTGAACGCCATCACGCCAAATGGGGACGGTCATAACGATGTATTAAACTATTCTGACCTTAGATTAAAACAAAATGTAAGCATTGAAGTGGTAGATCGATATGGTGCAGCTGTTTATAAATCATCCGGTAAAAATTACATCTGGGATGGAAAATCAGAAGGAAGAACCCTCTCAACAGGCACTTATTGGTATATATTGAAATGGATTGAACCTGATACAAAATTACCAGTTTCACATTCAGGGTGGCTTTTAATTAAGAATAGAGAATAA
- the tsf gene encoding translation elongation factor Ts — protein sequence MSYSPAAADVAKLRNQTGAGMMDCKKALVEAEGDFEKAVDILRKKGQKVAANRADRDSSEGAVIARVNEDNTLGTIISLNCETDFVAKNEAFIELAYEIAEMAIFAATKEELLATDFHGMTVAEKLIEQTGVIGEKIEIGAFERITGPFLGAYIHAGNKIAAITSLSAKVDGADEAAKAVSMQAAAMNPIALDETSVSQETIDKELEIERHKLTEEGKPANIIDNILKGKMQRFYKDNTLVHQDFIKDSSVSVADYVKSVNGDLKITGFVRVSLA from the coding sequence ATGTCTTATTCACCAGCTGCTGCAGACGTAGCAAAATTGAGAAACCAAACAGGTGCAGGTATGATGGACTGCAAGAAAGCTTTAGTTGAAGCAGAAGGAGATTTCGAAAAAGCAGTAGATATCCTTAGAAAAAAAGGACAAAAAGTAGCTGCCAACAGAGCTGACAGAGATTCTTCTGAAGGTGCTGTAATCGCTAGAGTAAATGAAGATAATACTTTAGGTACTATTATTTCTTTAAACTGTGAAACTGACTTTGTTGCTAAAAACGAAGCGTTCATCGAGCTAGCTTACGAAATTGCTGAAATGGCTATTTTCGCTGCAACTAAAGAAGAATTATTAGCTACAGATTTCCACGGAATGACTGTTGCTGAGAAATTGATCGAGCAGACAGGAGTTATCGGTGAGAAAATCGAGATCGGTGCGTTCGAAAGAATCACAGGACCTTTCCTGGGAGCTTACATCCACGCAGGAAACAAAATTGCTGCAATTACTTCACTTTCTGCTAAAGTAGACGGTGCTGACGAGGCTGCTAAAGCTGTTTCTATGCAGGCTGCTGCAATGAACCCAATCGCTCTTGATGAAACTTCGGTTTCTCAGGAAACAATCGACAAAGAATTGGAAATCGAAAGACACAAACTTACTGAAGAAGGTAAACCTGCAAATATTATTGATAATATATTAAAAGGTAAAATGCAGAGATTCTACAAAGACAATACTTTGGTACACCAGGATTTTATTAAAGATAGTTCTGTTTCTGTTGCTGATTACGTGAAATCTGTAAATGGAGACTTGAAAATTACAGGATTTGTAAGAGTAAGCTTAGCTTAA